One part of the Streptomyces lienomycini genome encodes these proteins:
- a CDS encoding pentapeptide repeat-containing protein — protein sequence MREHTADRTEPPARAELRGDCGSCFGLCCAALPFARSADFAIDKDAGTPCPNLRTDHRCGIHATLRDRGFTGCTVYDCFGAGQRVSQVTFGGQDWRTGPPEQARRMFDVFPVVRQLHELLRYLTEAVTLPAARPLHADLRRALADTERLAAGTPEELAALDVPAHRQRANVLLLRTSELVRAGARGRRKNRRNADLMGARLRGADLAGADLRGALLIAADLTGADLRGADLIGADLRDADLTDADLTGALFLTQPQVNAARGGEGTGLPDSVTRPVHWAAGL from the coding sequence GAACACACGGCGGACCGGACGGAGCCCCCGGCCCGGGCGGAACTGCGCGGCGACTGCGGGAGCTGCTTCGGGCTGTGCTGCGCGGCCCTGCCGTTCGCCCGCTCGGCGGACTTCGCGATCGACAAGGACGCCGGCACCCCCTGCCCGAACCTGCGCACCGACCACCGCTGCGGCATCCACGCGACGCTCCGGGACCGGGGCTTCACCGGCTGCACCGTCTACGACTGCTTCGGCGCCGGGCAGCGGGTCTCGCAGGTCACCTTCGGCGGCCAGGACTGGCGCACCGGCCCGCCGGAGCAGGCCCGCCGGATGTTCGACGTGTTCCCGGTCGTCCGCCAACTCCACGAACTCCTCCGGTACCTGACCGAGGCCGTGACCCTGCCCGCCGCCCGTCCGCTCCACGCCGACCTGCGCCGCGCCCTCGCCGACACCGAGCGCCTCGCCGCAGGGACGCCCGAGGAACTGGCCGCCCTCGACGTGCCCGCCCACCGGCAGCGGGCCAACGTGCTTCTGCTGCGCACCAGCGAACTGGTCCGCGCCGGCGCCCGCGGCCGCAGGAAGAACCGCCGCAACGCCGACCTGATGGGCGCCCGGCTGCGGGGCGCCGACCTGGCCGGCGCCGATCTGCGCGGGGCCCTCCTCATCGCCGCCGACCTCACCGGCGCGGACCTGCGGGGCGCCGACCTGATCGGCGCGGACCTGCGCGACGCCGACCTGACGGACGCGGACCTGACGGGCGCCCTCTTCCTGACCCAGCCGCAGGTCAACGCGGCCCGGGGCGGCGAGGGCACCGGGCTGCCGGACTCAGTCACCCGCCCGGTGCACTGGGCAGCGGGGCTCTGA